A window of Salvia splendens isolate huo1 chromosome 8, SspV2, whole genome shotgun sequence genomic DNA:
AAATTGAAGTGAGTCGATAAATCATTCCCATTCCCCTTGTCTTCCCCAGCAACACTCTTCACCTCATTCACCGGCAAATAGTTGTACACCACAAGGCCTTGATCACCATTGTTGATAGCCGGAGAAGAATCGCTAGAGCTCGCGTACTCGGCCTCACTGGCTGATGAGTGGACGGACTGCAGAAAAGCACGCTTTCGGTAGGTGATGGGATCCCTCACAAAGAGCCTCTTCTCCTCCATACGCTCGTTGCGGTGGGCATTCTGGTGCCCGCCCAACGCCTGAGCCGAGGGGAATCTCTTGAAGCAAAATGTGCAAGTGAAGTCCCATGACTTGGCCTCTTTTGTTAGCTTCATCACGTCATCACCATCCTTCCCATTCTTCACCATCTTTTCTTTACACATAAATAAgaaaactaaattaatttaaagAGAGAAAGGTTGATGAGAAGGCAATCATGTGAAAGGGTTTTTATAGCAAAATTTTGGTAAAGGGTTATAAGTTATAACATGTATGTAACAACTTTTTTTTGAAAATCAGTAAGCATTATTTTTGCTctttttgaataatttgaaaTTCTAACAAATATGCATGGAGTGAAGCTAAGGGATTTCTTGATGATACACGTGAGACTTTTGGAGTTATTAATCAAGGTACCAACTTTTCTTATCCCGATGTATAAATCGGGAGTGAAGCCAAATTGTAGATTATATCAGCTCTACTTTTTCACTGATTACCTCacttttttcttgaattatTGCAGCTAGTTGCCGTGATCAGTAATACTTGCAGTTACAAGTAATGTGAATGGGAGTTATGATTTGTTGGTCCTAACATGTTAATAATAATCTTTGGTTTTAAATAGATCAGTGTTGATGTGAATTCTATAgagctcttcaattttcatAGAACAAAGTTTTATAAGTAGCCATGACTTAGTATATACTACtgtaatataaaaataataattttaaaagtgatataaattttaatataaaattagtaagaTATTAGAAAAAGATGAAAAGTTGTAAAAAGATGACCATTACTGaaactttagagcatccgcaatggtgcggatgtcccggcagaCATCCcaacggacttcccaaaaacacctcatgccacgtcataaggacatcacactgcactgtcacgtcataaggacatcccggcggacatccacaataaaaaaatcacaaattcaccaaattaaacaatttacggaaataaaatttcgacacgaatacggacggagaaaggacaatgataatttcattaaaaaaaatgaaaaaagtacagttcaacaaaaaatatttttaacaaattacattataaaatataaCCGTGCACCCCTCCGCGTCCATAgatcttcaattatatcgttctggagtcgaatatgggcttgttGTTGGAGCATGTCTTCAAATGCACGGACCTGATCGACAGCtccatggggtatccccatacgcATATTGGCGGTGGCCaagccgtggcttggaccggcagcataaacatcatcattggcccaatcagtcagtgctggacatcttcgacaatcatgttgtgcatgataatacatgcgtacatgacattaGCTATGCTGTCaatataccacagccgtgatggaccattcactgccgcccatcaagcctggagcacaccaattGCCCGCTCCATATCCTTGCGCGCTACCTCCTGACGTCCCGCAAAATAGATCTTCTTTTCATCTgatgggcatctgatcgtcttcacaaagac
This region includes:
- the LOC121745952 gene encoding zinc finger protein GIS2-like codes for the protein MVKNGKDGDDVMKLTKEAKSWDFTCTFCFKRFPSAQALGGHQNAHRNERMEEKRLFVRDPITYRKRAFLQSVHSSASEAEYASSSDSSPAINNGDQGLVVYNYLPVNEVKSVAGEDKGNGNDLSTHFNLDLTLKL